CACCATTGCGGTTCAGGGCGAGCACGTTTCGACCCAGCGGTGGCGTCGCTTGAGACGTCGGTCTAGTCAGGAGGAATGGATGTCGCAGGCAAAGGCCACGTTGTCCGGGATGCGCGTGTCCTACGACGCCGAACCGTTCCAGGAGTCGCTGCTGGCCGACACCTGGCACGAGCAGCTCCGGCGGTGGTTCGACGAAGCCGTGCAGGCAGAGGTGGCCGAGCCGAACGCGATGGTGCTGGCCACGGCCGACGCCACGGGGATGCCCTCCTCACGCACGGTGCTGTGCAAGGGGTTCGACGAGCGCGGCCTGGTGTTCTTCACCAACTACACCTCGGCCAAGAGCCACGACCTCGGCGCCACCCGGGTGGCCGCCGCGACCTTCCCCTGGCTGTCGCTGCAGCGCCAGGTGAACGTGCGCGGCACGGTGGAGAAGGTCAAGCAGGAGGAGAGCGCCGAGTACTGGGCTCACCGCCCCCGGGGCTCCCAGCTCGGCGCGTGGGCTTCCCCGCAGTCCAGCGTGGTCTCCGGACGTTCCGCGCTGGAGTCCAAGCTGGCGGGTATCGAGCGCCGGTTCGCCGACTCCGAGCGGGTGCCGGTGCCCCCGCACTGGGGTGGTTGGCGCATCCGTCCGGAGTACGTGGAGTTCTGGCAGGGGCGCCCGGACAGGCTGCACGACCGGCTGCGCTTCTGCCGGGAGGACGACACCTGGAAGGTGCGGCGCCTGGCTCCCTGACCGGCGAGTGCCGCCGTGGCGGGCAGCGTCGGGTGCTCGCGGGCTCACCGCTCCGACGGCCTCGGAAGCGCCGAAGCTCCCTGGCCTTCCCGGTCGGAGCACCGGGATCCGCCCGGGAAGCCCGGTGTGTCGAAAGTGACACTACGGTTAACGAGGAAGATCACCTACGGCATACAGTGGTCGTGTGAGCGAACACATCCCGGCGACAGGTCACCAGTTCGAGATCGTTCACGGTGGTGCGCGAGCGGTAATCACCGAGGTCGGTGCCGGGCTGCGGGTCTTCGAGGTCGACGGCGTTCCCTACAGCGAGACCTACGAGGCGGACCGGCTGCCGCCGGCGGGCGCCGGAGCCGTGCTGGTGCCCTGGCCGAATCGTGTCGCCGACGGCCGCTGGAACCTGGAGGGCGAGCCGCAGCAGCTCGCGCTGACCGAGCCGGGCCGCCACAACGCCATCCACGGGTTGCTGCGGCACACTCCCTGGACGGTCGGGGAGCACACCCCGGCGGCCGTGGTGCTGCACGCGATGATCCCGGTGCAGCCCGGCTGGCCGGTTCCGCTGCTGACCTCGGTGGAGTACTCCGTGGACGAGCACGGGCTGACCGTGCGGCACGCCGTGGAGAACCTCGGTTCGCGTCCCGTGCCGTTCGGCCTGGGAGTGCACCCTTATCCGCGTGCGGGCAACGCCGACACCGACGAGTGCACGCTGCGGTTGTCGGCTTCCAGCGTGCTGCCGATCGACCCGGAGCGGATGCTGCCCGACCGGCCACCGCGCAGGCTGGAGGGCGACGAGCAGGACCTCAGGGTGGGCAGGAAGCTCGCCGGAGTGTGGCTGGACACCGCGTTCGGCGGGGCCGTGCCGCTGCCGGACGACCCGTCGGGGCTGGTGCGGCACTCGGTGACCGACTCCTCGGGGCACGGGGTGGAGCTGTGGGCCGATCCGGCGTTCGGCTGGGTGCAGGTCTACACGCCGGGTGACTTCCCGGACCGGGGCAGGGCGGTGGCGGTGGAGCCGATGACCTGCCCGCCCGACGCGCTGAACTCGGGCACCGATCTGATCGTGCTGGAGCAGGGGCAGACCTGGTCGGGGCGCTGGGGACTTCGGCCCCTCGGTTGACCGGGGACTTCCACACCGGGATCCGCCCCTCCCACCGGGCCTCCGCACGGTCCGCTTCCGGAGGAGACCTCCTCACCCCCCGGGAGGCTCACGCCCCGGCGAGGTCACGCCCGATCACCATCCGTTGTATCTGGTTGGTGCCCTCGAAGATCTGCAGCACCTTGGCCTCACGCATGTAGCGCTCGGCGGGGAAGTCGGTGGTGTAGCCCGCTCCACCCAGCACCTGCACCGCGTCGGTGGTCACCTTCATGGCCGCGTCGGTCGCGACCAGCTTGGCCACCGAGGCCTGCCTGCCGAAGGGTAGTCCCGCGTCCCGCCGTCGTGCCGCGTCCAGATAGGTGGCCCGCGCCGAGTGCACCGCCGC
The nucleotide sequence above comes from Actinopolyspora erythraea. Encoded proteins:
- the pdxH gene encoding pyridoxamine 5'-phosphate oxidase, whose amino-acid sequence is MSQAKATLSGMRVSYDAEPFQESLLADTWHEQLRRWFDEAVQAEVAEPNAMVLATADATGMPSSRTVLCKGFDERGLVFFTNYTSAKSHDLGATRVAAATFPWLSLQRQVNVRGTVEKVKQEESAEYWAHRPRGSQLGAWASPQSSVVSGRSALESKLAGIERRFADSERVPVPPHWGGWRIRPEYVEFWQGRPDRLHDRLRFCREDDTWKVRRLAP
- a CDS encoding aldose 1-epimerase family protein yields the protein MSEHIPATGHQFEIVHGGARAVITEVGAGLRVFEVDGVPYSETYEADRLPPAGAGAVLVPWPNRVADGRWNLEGEPQQLALTEPGRHNAIHGLLRHTPWTVGEHTPAAVVLHAMIPVQPGWPVPLLTSVEYSVDEHGLTVRHAVENLGSRPVPFGLGVHPYPRAGNADTDECTLRLSASSVLPIDPERMLPDRPPRRLEGDEQDLRVGRKLAGVWLDTAFGGAVPLPDDPSGLVRHSVTDSSGHGVELWADPAFGWVQVYTPGDFPDRGRAVAVEPMTCPPDALNSGTDLIVLEQGQTWSGRWGLRPLG